One Hevea brasiliensis isolate MT/VB/25A 57/8 chromosome 5, ASM3005281v1, whole genome shotgun sequence genomic region harbors:
- the LOC131180070 gene encoding DEAD-box ATP-dependent RNA helicase 3, chloroplastic-like — translation MDIEKLDFWKHGQLGIDHCLGKINGRIEYCHYVQVYAKGGKTIIFTQTKREADEVSMALASEALHGDISQHQRERTLNGFRQGKFTVLVATDVASRGLDIPNVDLVIHYELPNDPETFVHRSGRTGRAGKEGTAILMFSSSQRRTVGSLERDVGCKFEFVSPPSTEQVLESSAEQVVATLNGVHAESVEFFTPTAQKLIKGQGTSALAAALAHLSGFSKPPSSRSLINHEQGWITLQLTRDPSYSRGYLSVRSVPGFLSDVYTAAADEVGKIYLIADEKIQGAVFDLPEEVAKELLNKQLPPGNNISKITKLPSLQDDGPPSDYFGRFSSRDQSARGSSARGSRGAQRGFRASRGRGAG, via the exons ATGGACATTGAGAAGTTGGACTTTTGGAAGCATGGCCA GCTTGGTATTGATCATTGTTTGGGAAAAATCAATGGAAGAATTGAATATTGCCATTATGTTCAGGTTTATGCAAAGGGTGGGAAGACTATTATCTTTACTCAGACTAAACGAGAAGCTGATGAAGTCTCGATGGCATTAGCATCTGAGGCATTGCATGGAGATATATCTCAGCACCAGAGAGAGAGAACTTTAAATGGCTTTCGGCAAGGAAAATTTACAGTGCTTGTTGCCACAGACGTTGCTTCTCGTGGGCTTGATATTCCAAATGTTGATTTG GTTATCCATTATGAACTTCCCAATGATCCTGAAACTTTTGTGCATCGGTCTGGTCGTACTGGACGTGCAGGCAAGGAAGGTACTGCCATTCTGATGTTCAGTAGCAGTCAAAGGAGGACAGTTGGATCTCTTGAGCGTGATGTGGGGTGCAAGTTTGAATTTGTTAGTCCACCATCTACTGAGCAAGTTTTGGAGTCATCAGCTGAGCAAGTGGTTGCGACTCTAAATGGAGTTCATGCCGAGTCCGTTGAATTTTTCACCCCAACTGCCCAGAAATTGATTAAAGGACAAGGCACAAGTGCTCTTGCCGCTGCACTTGCACATTTGAGTGGATTTTCCAAGCCTCCTTCATCCCGATCTCTCATTAACCATGAGCAG GGATGGATAACATTGCAGTTGACACGGGATCCAAGTTATTCTAGAGGATACTTGTCTGTTAGATCTGTCCCTGGTTTTCTTTCTGATGTTTATACTGCTGCAGCAGACGAAGTtggaaaaatatatttaattgctGATGAAAAG ATTCAAGGGGCAGTTTTTGATCTTCCAGAGGAGGTTGCTAAAGAGTTATTGAATAAGCAATTACCACCTGGAAACAATATTTCCAAAATCACAAAG TTGCCTTCATTACAAGATGATGGGCCTCCCAGTGATTACTTTGGCAGGTTTTCTAGCAGAGATCAATCTGCTAGGGGCAGTAGTGCCAGAGGCAGTAGGGGGGCCCAGAGAGGTTTTAGAGCCTCCCGGGGTAGGGGTGCTGGTTGA
- the LOC131180071 gene encoding secreted RxLR effector protein 161-like produces the protein MTRYHFSVGVLSEFMEKPTTTHMAAVKQVLRYIKGTLNSGCVYSKKQPDMSLVGYCDSDLAGDIDDRKSTTGILFFLGSSPVTWVSQKQRVVALSSCEAEYIAATAGTCQGIWLSKVISAVEDTEVRATLKVDNKSAIALAKNPVYHDRSKHIDTRYHFIRDCVQAGNIELVYVNTEIQLADMLTKPLGRQRFEELREKLGMKTIGQKE, from the coding sequence ATGACAAGATATCACTTTTCTGTCGGTGTTTTAAGCGAGTTTATGGAGAAGCCTACAACAACCCACATGGCAGCAGTAAAGCAAGTTCTTCGGTACATCAAAGGTACCTTGAACAGTGGTTGTGTCTACTCAAAGAAGCAACCAGATATGAGTCTTGTTGGCTACTGTGACAGTGACCTTGCTGGTGATATTGACGACCGGAAGAGCACTACTGGAATTTTGTTTTTTCTTGGCAGCAGTCCAGTAACTTGGGTCTCGCAAAAACAAAGAGTTGTAGCGCTTTCGTCATGCGAAGCTGAATATATCGCTGCAACGGCAGGTACTTGTCAAGGGATTTGGCTAAGCAAAGTGATTAGTGCAGTTGAAGATACAGAAGTAAGAGCAACTCTTAAAGTGGACAACAAGTCAGCCATAGCCCTTGCTAAAAATCCAGTATATCATGATAGGAGTAAGCATATCGACACTCGCTATCATTTTATTCGTGATTGTGTGCAGGCTGGAAACATTGAGTTAGTGTATGTGAATACTGAAATTCAATTGGCTGACATGTTAACAAAACCTTTGGGAAGACAACGGTTTGAAGAGCTTCGAGAGAAGTTAGGAATGAAGACAATTGGTCAGAAAGAATGA
- the LOC110644009 gene encoding F-box protein VBF: MAGNTGGDMSVLPEDCVANVLSFTDPGDAARLSMVSSTFKSAAESDTVWEQFLPPDYRSIISQSSDSSLLASTSSKKELFLRLCDNPILIDDGKKSFSLDKLSGKKCYMLSARDLMIAWGDTPRYWKWTSELESRFAEVAELIGVYWLEIRGKIDTCMLSQDTLYGAYLVYRTTARTYGFEYQPVDVTVGLAGAEGCKRSFHLVAEREQQEKQLCQFLSSQVGLFCHSRASGSQSPAVPTGEKNNGQYPQKREDGWLEMELGQFFNKDGEEGELEMSIMEVKGGDCKGGLIVLGIEIRPKEDAYEKK; encoded by the exons ATGGCAGGGAATACCGGTGGAGATATGTCCGTCTTACCTGAGGACTGCGTAGCAAACGTCCTGTCGTTTACGGATCCTGGGGATGCAGCCAGGTTGTCTATGGTCTCTTCCACGTTCAAGTCGGCAGCGGAATCCGACACCGTTTGGGAGCAGTTCCTTCCCCCAGATTATCGCTCTATTATCTCCCAATCCTCTGATTCTTCTCTCTTGGCCTCTACTTCCTCCAAGAAAGAGCTCTTTCTCCGTCTCTGCGACAATCCTATCCTCATTGATGACGGCAAGAAG AGCTTTTCACTGGACAAATTGAGTGGGAAGAAATGTTACATGCTTTCTGCGAGGGACCTCATGATCGCATGGGGTGATACTCCTAGATACTGGAAATGGACTTCTGAACTTGAGTCCAG ATTTGCTGAAGTAGCTGAGCTTATTGGCGTGTACTGGCTTGAAATCCGTGGTAAAATTGATACTTGTATGTTATCCCAAGACACGCTCTATGGAGCTTACCTTGTGTATAGGACAACTGCAAGAACCTATGGATTTGAATACCAGCCTGTAGATGTAACTGTGGGACTTGCCGGTGCTGAAGGTTGTAAGCGAAGTTTTCATTTGGTTGCAGAAAGAGAGCAGCAGGAGAAGCAGCTATGCCAATTTTTGTCGAGCCAAGTCGGGTTATTCTGCCACAGCCGTGCATCGGGGTCGCAATCACCTGCAGTACCAACCGGAGAGAAGAACAATGGTCAATATCCACAGAAAAGAGAAGATGGATGGTTGGAGATGGAACTTGGCCAGTTCTTTAACAAGGATGGTGAAGAAGGGGAATTGGAAATGAGCATTATGGAAGTGAAAGGAGGTGATTGTAAAGGCGGGCTTATTGTTCTTGGGATAGAGATTAGGCCGAAAGAGGATGCATATGAAAAGAAATAA